A region of Selenihalanaerobacter shriftii DNA encodes the following proteins:
- a CDS encoding MTH865 family protein, producing the protein MSLEKKLKDQVKKKIKGQIRTKIKKEIINVVKEAEFPVEDLEVLFNLFPEGRDTVYKISSFEFTVGEAEKLLENDDFPFKNPEEIANVILERLEI; encoded by the coding sequence ATGTCATTAGAAAAAAAGCTTAAAGACCAGGTGAAAAAGAAGATTAAAGGACAAATAAGAACTAAAATTAAAAAAGAGATTATTAATGTTGTAAAAGAAGCTGAATTTCCAGTTGAAGATTTAGAAGTTTTATTTAATTTATTTCCAGAAGGAAGAGATACTGTCTATAAAATTAGTAGTTTCGAATTTACAGTTGGTGAGGCTGAAAAGTTATTAGAAAATGATGACTTTCCATTTAAAAATCCTGAAGAAATTGCTAATGTTATTTTAGAACGCTTAGAAATTTAA
- the smpB gene encoding SsrA-binding protein SmpB: protein MSKNGKVIVRNRKAKHEYHIEETYEAGIVLQGTEVKSIRQGRVNLKDSFAIVEDGELFLYNMHIAPYKQGNRYNHDPERVRKLLLHKREIRSLIGKTREKGYTLVPLNLYFKRNIVKVKLALGKGKNIHDKREDIKKRTAQRDIERAFKDKQLNRY from the coding sequence ATGAGTAAAAATGGTAAAGTGATTGTGCGAAACCGAAAGGCAAAACACGAATATCATATTGAAGAGACCTATGAAGCAGGAATTGTCTTGCAAGGGACAGAGGTTAAGTCTATTCGCCAGGGTAGGGTTAACCTAAAGGATAGTTTTGCTATAGTTGAAGATGGAGAATTATTTTTGTATAATATGCATATAGCTCCATATAAACAGGGTAATCGTTATAACCATGATCCTGAAAGAGTTAGAAAGCTTTTATTGCATAAACGAGAGATAAGAAGTTTAATTGGTAAGACTCGGGAGAAAGGTTATACTTTAGTTCCGCTTAACCTTTACTTTAAAAGAAATATAGTTAAAGTTAAGTTAGCACTAGGTAAAGGGAAAAATATTCATGATAAGCGGGAAGATATTAAGAAACGTACTGCTCAAAGAGATATTGAGAGAGCATTTAAAGATAAACAACTGAATAGATATTAA
- the rnr gene encoding ribonuclease R, whose product MGAKDEILNFMHNKAYKPLTAEELLNAFEISQQEEDMFLKILDRMEQDGEIVQTRIGRYGIPEKMNLVVGRLERHSKGFGFLIPDDIEKEDVYISAGDINGAMNNDRIIVRIKGTENGKRLSGEIIRILERTNKTIVGDFEASQNFGFVVADDSHIHYDIFVPKKETNGASQGQKVVVEITRWPEERRNPEGKIIEILGNRGEPGVDIEAIIRKLDLPKEFPNEVKEHVAAISEEIPQQEAKRRRDLRDLKMVTIDGDDAKDYDDAVSIEKIGDKNVKLGVHIADVAYYVKESDILDQEARRRATSIYLVDRVIPMLPEKLSNNLCSLRSGEDRLAMTVLMNYDLETGELTDYEILESIINVNHRLTYNKVKEILVNEDEELIQQYDDFIDELRLMEELCLKLRENRFIQGSIDFDFPETRLVLDDDGKPIDIIKVERSIAEKLIEEFMIKTNEVVAEDMYWREVPFIYRVHDYPDQSDLEALNEFIHNFGYHIKGIDSETHPKALQMVLENVKGEPEEKVINTVLLRSMKQAHYADQNIGHFGLASEYYSHFTSPIRRYPDLMIHRIIKEVINQGKLNQSRSEKLEELLPEITDHSSIRERKASDAEMESKDLKKVEYMQDKEGEVYEGIISGMMSFGFFVELPNSIEGLVHVSNLTDDYYIYHEDKQAYIGERTGNTYRLGDQVEVAVDRVNLADRQVDLVLTSK is encoded by the coding sequence ATGGGCGCTAAAGATGAAATTTTAAACTTTATGCATAATAAAGCATATAAGCCATTAACTGCAGAAGAGTTATTGAATGCATTTGAAATATCGCAGCAAGAAGAAGATATGTTTTTAAAAATATTAGATCGAATGGAGCAAGATGGTGAAATAGTTCAGACTAGAATAGGTAGGTATGGAATACCAGAGAAAATGAATTTAGTAGTAGGGAGACTAGAAAGACATAGTAAAGGATTTGGATTCTTAATTCCTGATGATATAGAAAAAGAGGATGTTTATATAAGTGCTGGTGACATAAATGGTGCAATGAATAATGATCGAATAATAGTTAGAATTAAAGGAACAGAAAATGGAAAGAGATTATCAGGGGAGATTATCAGAATATTAGAAAGAACTAATAAGACAATAGTTGGTGATTTTGAGGCAAGTCAGAACTTTGGATTTGTAGTAGCTGATGATTCACATATTCATTATGATATTTTTGTACCTAAAAAAGAGACTAATGGTGCTAGTCAAGGTCAGAAGGTAGTTGTGGAGATTACTAGATGGCCAGAAGAGAGAAGAAATCCTGAAGGTAAAATTATTGAAATCTTAGGTAATCGAGGAGAACCAGGAGTAGATATTGAAGCAATTATTCGCAAATTAGACCTCCCTAAAGAGTTTCCTAATGAAGTAAAGGAGCATGTAGCAGCTATCTCTGAAGAAATTCCTCAGCAGGAAGCAAAACGTAGAAGAGATTTAAGAGATTTAAAGATGGTAACTATTGATGGAGATGATGCTAAAGATTATGATGATGCAGTTTCTATCGAAAAGATAGGAGATAAAAATGTAAAATTAGGGGTGCATATTGCGGATGTTGCTTACTATGTTAAAGAAAGTGATATTTTAGATCAAGAAGCTAGAAGGAGAGCAACAAGCATTTATTTAGTAGATAGGGTAATACCTATGTTGCCAGAGAAACTATCAAATAATCTATGTAGTCTACGGTCAGGTGAGGATCGTTTAGCAATGACTGTTTTAATGAATTATGACCTAGAGACTGGAGAGTTAACTGATTATGAGATATTAGAAAGTATAATTAATGTGAACCATCGTTTGACTTATAATAAAGTAAAAGAAATATTAGTTAATGAAGATGAAGAGTTGATTCAACAATATGATGATTTTATTGATGAGTTAAGATTAATGGAAGAATTATGTTTAAAATTGAGAGAAAACCGATTTATTCAAGGTAGTATTGATTTTGATTTCCCTGAGACTAGATTAGTTTTAGATGATGATGGTAAACCGATAGATATTATTAAGGTAGAACGAAGTATAGCCGAGAAATTAATAGAAGAATTTATGATTAAGACCAATGAAGTAGTGGCTGAAGATATGTACTGGCGAGAAGTACCATTTATTTATCGAGTTCATGATTATCCGGATCAAAGTGATTTAGAAGCACTAAATGAATTTATCCATAATTTTGGTTATCATATAAAAGGAATAGACAGTGAAACGCATCCTAAAGCATTACAGATGGTTTTAGAAAATGTAAAAGGAGAACCTGAAGAGAAAGTGATTAATACGGTTCTACTTCGGTCTATGAAACAAGCTCATTATGCAGATCAAAATATTGGACACTTTGGTTTAGCCAGTGAATATTATTCTCACTTTACTTCACCTATAAGACGTTATCCTGATTTAATGATTCACAGAATTATAAAGGAAGTAATTAATCAAGGTAAGTTAAACCAAAGTAGAAGTGAGAAATTAGAAGAGCTATTGCCTGAAATCACTGATCATTCATCTATTAGGGAGCGAAAAGCTTCTGATGCTGAGATGGAGTCTAAGGATTTAAAGAAAGTTGAGTATATGCAAGATAAAGAAGGTGAAGTATATGAAGGAATTATTAGTGGCATGATGTCATTTGGTTTCTTTGTAGAGTTGCCAAATTCAATAGAAGGATTAGTTCACGTAAGTAATTTAACTGATGATTATTATATTTATCATGAAGATAAGCAAGCCTATATTGGAGAACGAACTGGAAATACTTATCGATTAGGAGACCAGGTAGAAGTAGCGGTTGATAGAGTGAATTTAGCAGATAGGCAAGTAGATTTAGTCTTAACTTCCAAATAA